The Deltaproteobacteria bacterium genome contains a region encoding:
- the glgC gene encoding glucose-1-phosphate adenylyltransferase — protein MAVAVESRWTDSPSPWRLHDSHESIRSTEWRALRNATVRTDNVQVGSVLRQTVAMVLAGGQGERLAPLTRDRAKPAVPFGGNYRIIDFTLSNCINSGIRRMHVLTQYKSYSLDRHIKQAWNILQRELDEGVDVIPPQQRSSDRWYQGTADALFQNIYTIEMERPALVLVLGGDHIYKMDYSEMIAAHLRSHAELTVACTEVPRAEARRLGVMAADDAWRIRSFHEKPDDPEPMPDNPDCALASMGIYVFNTDVLVRELRGDAVRDSHHDFGKDIIPHMMQSGRRVFAYPFRDRNSGGVKYWRDIGTLDSYFDANMDLVSVSPTFNLYDSEWPIRTYQVQAPPAKTVFRGVEREGQLLDSLAGNGCIISGARVEHSILGPRVFVHSWAHVEDAVIFDDVEIGRHAKVRRAIIDKGVRIPAGERIGYDLERDRARFTVTDNGIVVIPKGFEFPVA, from the coding sequence ATGGCTGTCGCAGTCGAAAGTCGCTGGACCGATTCGCCGTCGCCGTGGCGTCTGCACGACTCGCACGAGTCGATTCGCTCAACCGAGTGGCGTGCGCTGCGCAATGCAACGGTTCGCACCGACAACGTTCAGGTCGGTAGCGTCTTGCGACAGACGGTAGCGATGGTGTTGGCCGGCGGTCAGGGCGAACGCCTCGCCCCGCTCACCCGCGATCGCGCCAAGCCAGCGGTCCCGTTCGGCGGCAACTACCGCATCATCGACTTCACGCTCTCCAACTGCATCAACTCCGGCATTCGGCGCATGCACGTGCTGACGCAGTACAAGTCGTATTCGCTCGACCGTCACATCAAGCAGGCGTGGAACATTTTGCAGCGCGAGCTCGACGAAGGCGTCGACGTGATTCCCCCGCAGCAGCGATCGAGCGATCGCTGGTATCAAGGCACGGCCGACGCGTTGTTCCAGAACATCTACACCATCGAGATGGAGCGGCCGGCGCTGGTGCTCGTGCTCGGCGGCGATCACATCTACAAGATGGACTACAGCGAGATGATCGCGGCGCACTTGCGCAGCCACGCCGAGCTGACCGTGGCGTGCACCGAGGTGCCACGCGCGGAAGCCCGCCGCTTGGGCGTCATGGCCGCCGACGATGCGTGGCGCATTCGCTCGTTCCACGAGAAGCCGGACGATCCAGAGCCGATGCCGGACAATCCCGACTGTGCGCTCGCCTCGATGGGGATTTACGTCTTCAACACCGACGTGCTGGTGCGCGAACTACGCGGCGATGCCGTGCGCGACAGTCACCACGACTTCGGCAAAGACATCATCCCGCACATGATGCAGAGCGGCCGCCGCGTCTTCGCCTATCCTTTTCGCGATCGCAACAGCGGTGGGGTGAAGTACTGGCGCGACATTGGCACGCTCGACAGTTACTTCGACGCGAACATGGATTTGGTTTCGGTCAGCCCGACGTTCAACCTCTACGACTCCGAGTGGCCGATCCGCACCTACCAAGTGCAAGCGCCGCCGGCGAAGACGGTATTCCGCGGCGTCGAACGTGAAGGGCAACTGCTCGACTCACTGGCCGGCAACGGCTGCATCATCAGCGGCGCGCGCGTCGAGCACTCGATCCTCGGCCCGCGGGTGTTCGTGCACAGTTGGGCGCACGTCGAAGACGCCGTCATCTTCGACGATGTCGAGATCGGCCGCCACGCCAAAGTCCGCCGCGCCATCATCGACAAAGGCGTCCGCATCCCCGCCGGCGAGCGCATCGGCTACGACCTCGAACGCGATCGCGCCCGCTTCACAGTCACCGACAACGGCATCGTAGTAATCCCGAAGGGGTTTGAATTTCCTGTGGCCTGA
- a CDS encoding sigma-70 family RNA polymerase sigma factor has product MFASSQPVFLDLAGVTFVDRAAHAGLRRLEHDGAVLLGCSGFLQELLRNDHTVAAQADAPTAESNLLARLRSGDEPAFEQLVREYGGRMLATARRLMKSEDDARDAVQDALLSAFSGLKSFSGGSQLSTWLHRIVVNAALMKLRRRRRKPEQSIDELLPRFDDQGYHVDDPRQWGAPSADLLEQRETRAQVRACIERLPETYRTVLMMRDIEELDTEEVAALLGVTPNAVKVRLHRARQALRTLLEREFQAAESMPLNAAHTA; this is encoded by the coding sequence ATGTTCGCATCATCGCAGCCGGTGTTTCTGGACCTCGCTGGCGTCACCTTCGTTGACCGCGCAGCCCATGCGGGCTTGCGGCGTCTCGAACACGATGGAGCGGTCCTCCTCGGCTGTTCCGGATTTCTCCAAGAGCTATTGCGCAACGATCACACCGTGGCTGCGCAGGCCGACGCGCCCACCGCTGAGAGCAATCTGCTCGCACGACTGCGCAGTGGCGATGAGCCAGCCTTCGAGCAGCTCGTGCGCGAGTACGGTGGCCGCATGCTCGCCACCGCCCGCCGTTTGATGAAGAGCGAAGACGACGCCCGCGATGCCGTCCAAGACGCGCTTCTGTCGGCGTTCAGCGGCCTCAAGAGCTTCAGCGGCGGTTCGCAACTCTCCACCTGGCTGCATCGCATCGTCGTCAACGCCGCGCTGATGAAGCTGCGCCGCCGTCGCCGCAAGCCCGAGCAATCAATCGATGAGTTGCTGCCTCGCTTCGACGACCAGGGGTACCACGTCGATGATCCGCGCCAATGGGGCGCGCCGAGCGCCGACCTGCTGGAGCAGCGCGAGACCCGCGCGCAGGTCCGCGCCTGCATCGAACGGCTGCCGGAGACCTATCGCACCGTGCTGATGATGCGCGACATCGAAGAGCTGGACACCGAGGAAGTTGCCGCTCTGCTCGGCGTCACGCCCAACGCCGTCAAAGTGCGCCTCCACCGCGCTCGCCAAGCGCTGCGGACGTTGTTGGAGCGCGAGTTCCAAGCCGCGGAGTCCATGCCGCTCAACGCCGCACACACGGCGTAA
- a CDS encoding SDR family oxidoreductase — protein sequence MGQLRNKVIVITGAASGIGQACVTRCVVDGARVIGTDIAAAPPGNSAEFAHVDVCDEAAVDALMQRVAATYGRIDGVVNAAGIAGGGPAHLLDAAAWDRVIEVNLKGTFLVCKHAIARMLAQAAVDDERGSVVTIASVEGLEGTAGGSAYNASKGGVVLLTKNLAIDYGRQGIRANAICPGFIETPMLDGVLTMPGMEPVLASIRHEHKLRRLGRPAEIAAVASFLLSSDASFVSGQAIAVDGGYTAGRDHGVTELMGL from the coding sequence ATGGGGCAATTGCGGAACAAGGTCATCGTCATCACCGGCGCCGCGTCCGGCATCGGCCAGGCGTGCGTTACCCGTTGCGTCGTTGATGGTGCGCGCGTGATCGGCACCGATATCGCGGCGGCGCCGCCAGGCAACAGCGCGGAGTTCGCTCACGTCGATGTGTGCGATGAAGCCGCGGTCGACGCGCTGATGCAGCGAGTGGCCGCCACGTATGGGCGCATCGACGGCGTCGTCAACGCCGCGGGCATTGCCGGTGGCGGACCGGCGCATCTGCTCGACGCGGCGGCGTGGGATCGCGTGATCGAAGTCAACTTGAAGGGGACGTTCCTCGTCTGCAAGCACGCCATCGCGCGCATGCTCGCGCAAGCGGCGGTCGACGATGAACGCGGTTCGGTGGTGACCATCGCCAGCGTCGAGGGATTGGAAGGCACCGCCGGTGGCAGCGCCTACAACGCATCCAAGGGCGGCGTCGTGCTGCTCACAAAGAACCTCGCGATCGATTATGGCCGCCAGGGCATTCGCGCCAATGCGATTTGTCCCGGATTTATCGAGACGCCGATGCTCGATGGCGTGTTGACCATGCCAGGCATGGAGCCGGTGCTGGCGTCGATCCGCCACGAACACAAGTTGCGGCGCCTCGGCCGTCCGGCGGAGATCGCCGCGGTCGCCAGCTTCCTGCTGTCGTCCGACGCCTCATTTGTTTCCGGCCAAGCCATCGCGGTCGACGGTGGCTACACCGCCGGCCGCGATCACGGCGTAACGGAGTTGATGGGGCTGTAG
- a CDS encoding alpha/beta fold hydrolase, with amino-acid sequence MTTVVASGIEIYYERRGSGPRLLFFNGSGATLGSSAPLIWSFADRFDVVAHDQRGLGRTAIPPGPYSMADYAADAAALLDHLGWATCRVIGVSFGGMVAQEFAVTWPERVERLALVCTSPGGAGGASYPLHTLAKLPADEQAAIGLRILDTRFTPEWLAAHPSDRALVEMMAARRTEPKTTEQLRGEREQIEARRYHDVCACLPRITCPTLVACGRFDGIAPLANGEWIAAHVVGAELRVYEGGHAFFVQDAQALPDIRTFLAGDAS; translated from the coding sequence ATGACAACCGTCGTAGCCAGCGGAATCGAGATCTACTACGAGCGCCGCGGCAGCGGGCCGCGGCTGTTGTTCTTCAACGGGTCGGGGGCGACGCTCGGATCGAGCGCGCCGCTGATTTGGTCGTTCGCCGATCGCTTCGATGTCGTGGCCCACGACCAACGCGGCCTCGGCCGTACGGCGATTCCACCCGGACCGTACTCGATGGCCGACTACGCGGCGGACGCCGCGGCGTTGCTCGACCATCTCGGCTGGGCGACGTGCCGCGTGATCGGTGTCAGCTTCGGCGGCATGGTGGCGCAAGAGTTCGCGGTGACCTGGCCCGAGCGGGTCGAACGTCTCGCGCTGGTGTGTACCTCGCCGGGCGGGGCCGGCGGCGCGTCGTATCCACTGCACACGCTGGCGAAGTTGCCGGCCGACGAGCAGGCCGCCATCGGGTTGCGCATCCTCGACACGCGCTTCACGCCCGAGTGGCTGGCGGCACATCCGAGCGATCGCGCGCTGGTCGAGATGATGGCCGCGCGCAGAACCGAGCCGAAGACGACCGAGCAGCTTCGCGGTGAGCGCGAGCAGATTGAAGCGCGCCGCTATCACGATGTGTGTGCGTGCTTGCCGCGGATCACGTGTCCGACGTTGGTGGCCTGCGGCCGTTTCGACGGCATCGCCCCGCTCGCCAACGGCGAGTGGATCGCCGCGCACGTCGTCGGCGCCGAGCTCCGCGTCTACGAAGGCGGCCACGCGTTCTTCGTGCAGGACGCGCAGGCGCTGCCGGATATCAGAACGTTCCTCGCCGGCGACGCGAGCTGA
- a CDS encoding glucose 1-dehydrogenase has product MKAIAVFPKTRTADLIVHPAPTISAPTDVKLRILEVGICGTDREICTFEYGTPPTGSDYLVIGHESLGEVVEIGSAVSRVKVGDLVVPMVRRPCAHAECVACRAGRQDFCYTGDFTERGIGGRHGFMTEFVVDDQQYMNVVPHTLRDVAILVEPLTIAEKALTQIFQVQKRLPWATPPEPGQARDHGHRAVVLGAGPVGLLGAMALRVAGLETYVYSREPAPNPKSQLVEAIGAHYVSSATDSVAQLAARVGNIDVVYEATGASGLSFEVMKVLGINGVFVFTGVPGRKAPIEVDTDLIMRDAVLKNQVIFGTVNAGRETFEDAIRDLGIFVQRWPQAVASLITGRFPIEAYRDLLFGQPTGIKNVIRP; this is encoded by the coding sequence ATGAAAGCCATTGCCGTCTTCCCGAAGACCCGCACGGCGGATCTGATCGTTCACCCGGCGCCGACGATCTCGGCACCGACCGACGTCAAGTTGCGCATACTCGAGGTGGGGATCTGCGGCACCGACCGCGAAATCTGTACGTTCGAGTATGGGACGCCGCCGACCGGCTCGGACTATCTCGTCATTGGACACGAATCGCTCGGTGAAGTAGTCGAGATCGGTTCCGCGGTCTCACGGGTCAAGGTTGGCGATCTGGTGGTGCCGATGGTCCGTCGCCCGTGCGCGCACGCGGAGTGCGTTGCCTGTCGCGCCGGGCGACAAGACTTTTGTTACACCGGCGACTTCACCGAGCGCGGTATCGGCGGCCGGCACGGTTTCATGACGGAGTTCGTGGTCGACGATCAGCAGTACATGAACGTCGTGCCGCACACGTTGCGCGACGTGGCGATTCTGGTCGAGCCGCTGACGATCGCGGAAAAGGCGCTCACCCAGATCTTTCAAGTGCAGAAGCGATTGCCGTGGGCGACTCCGCCCGAGCCTGGCCAAGCCCGCGATCATGGCCACCGGGCGGTCGTGCTCGGCGCCGGACCGGTGGGCTTGCTGGGTGCGATGGCCCTGCGGGTAGCGGGGTTGGAGACCTACGTCTACTCGCGTGAGCCGGCGCCCAATCCGAAATCCCAACTCGTCGAAGCCATCGGCGCGCACTACGTGTCGTCTGCCACCGACTCAGTCGCGCAACTCGCCGCGCGGGTCGGCAACATCGACGTCGTGTATGAAGCGACAGGTGCGTCAGGCCTGTCGTTCGAGGTGATGAAAGTTCTCGGCATCAACGGGGTGTTCGTTTTCACCGGAGTGCCGGGTCGCAAGGCGCCGATCGAGGTCGACACCGATCTGATCATGCGCGACGCGGTGCTCAAGAATCAGGTGATCTTCGGCACCGTCAACGCCGGACGCGAGACGTTCGAAGATGCCATTCGCGACCTCGGCATCTTCGTGCAGCGCTGGCCGCAGGCGGTCGCCTCGCTGATTACTGGTCGGTTTCCGATCGAAGCCTATCGCGACTTGTTGTTCGGCCAGCCGACGGGCATCAAGAATGTCATCCGCCCGTGA
- a CDS encoding type II toxin-antitoxin system prevent-host-death family antitoxin: MKQYTVSTLRESLAGALDRAERGEPVIIARRGRRFRLVADAPNRPSARAKAFFQVTDPRLLEIGWTWEWTAPGNRLRLKTPRSPKRPR; encoded by the coding sequence ATGAAGCAGTACACCGTATCGACGTTGCGGGAGAGTTTGGCCGGGGCGCTCGATCGCGCCGAGCGTGGAGAGCCGGTGATCATCGCGCGTCGCGGTCGGCGGTTTCGCCTCGTGGCTGACGCGCCCAATCGCCCCTCAGCGCGCGCAAAGGCCTTCTTCCAGGTCACGGACCCGCGACTGCTGGAGATCGGCTGGACCTGGGAATGGACCGCACCTGGCAATCGGTTGCGACTGAAGACTCCGCGGAGCCCCAAACGCCCACGATGA
- a CDS encoding type II toxin-antitoxin system MqsA family antitoxin, which translates to MAPQKRSSSSPRTERSLSSRSTAPKPRCAACGRAGVQHREVTRSFGRGSALLVIESIPMWSCPHCGESYFTAQTLHEIERIKTLRKSVAVERRVPVAAFQGLSA; encoded by the coding sequence ATGGCTCCGCAGAAGCGGTCGTCAAGCTCGCCCCGGACGGAACGCTCTTTGTCCTCACGGTCTACCGCGCCTAAGCCGCGCTGTGCGGCGTGTGGTCGAGCGGGTGTGCAGCACCGAGAAGTCACTCGTAGCTTTGGTCGCGGATCAGCGCTACTGGTAATTGAAAGCATCCCCATGTGGTCGTGTCCACACTGTGGCGAGTCGTACTTCACGGCGCAGACCTTACACGAGATTGAGCGCATCAAGACCCTACGCAAATCAGTCGCGGTTGAACGGCGGGTGCCGGTTGCAGCATTCCAGGGACTGAGTGCCTAA
- a CDS encoding GFA family protein, with protein MVTHVGGCHCGRVRFEVIAAAKLEVSECNCSMCAKVGYLHLIVPADQFKLLSGAEVLTTYAFNTLTAKHLFCSICGIKSFYVPRSHPDGFSVNARCLDRGTADEISIRQFNGREWEAQYPKGRGEYP; from the coding sequence ATGGTTACGCACGTTGGAGGTTGTCACTGCGGTCGCGTCCGGTTCGAGGTGATCGCTGCGGCGAAGCTGGAGGTATCGGAGTGCAACTGCTCCATGTGCGCCAAGGTCGGTTACCTGCATCTCATCGTTCCCGCGGACCAGTTCAAGCTGCTCTCCGGTGCTGAGGTGCTAACGACCTACGCCTTCAACACGCTCACCGCCAAGCACTTGTTCTGTTCGATCTGTGGGATCAAGTCCTTTTACGTGCCGCGCTCGCATCCGGACGGTTTCAGTGTGAACGCGCGCTGCCTCGACCGCGGCACGGCTGACGAAATCAGTATTCGCCAATTCAACGGCCGCGAGTGGGAGGCACAGTATCCAAAGGGTCGGGGAGAGTACCCGTGA
- a CDS encoding DUF4258 domain-containing protein, whose protein sequence is MARVTINRLRDLIRCLNYAVSIHAAEELDDDYLTVLDLENIVLTGAIVERQRDRQTREVKYIVRGRTLSDGSAEAVVKLAPDGTLFVLTVYRA, encoded by the coding sequence GTGGCCCGCGTTACCATCAACCGGCTTCGTGATTTGATCCGTTGTCTGAATTATGCCGTGTCTATCCACGCGGCGGAGGAACTTGATGATGACTATCTCACCGTCCTCGATCTCGAAAACATCGTCCTCACGGGCGCGATCGTCGAGCGCCAGCGCGACCGGCAAACGCGTGAAGTCAAATATATCGTCCGAGGCCGCACGCTCAGCGATGGCTCCGCAGAAGCGGTCGTCAAGCTCGCCCCGGACGGAACGCTCTTTGTCCTCACGGTCTACCGCGCCTAA
- a CDS encoding TVP38/TMEM64 family protein, whose amino-acid sequence MSDRAPQRLTLVRAVVILAALTGVLVLARQAGGYIPQFATWVNGLGALGPVVFIIGYALATVAFLPGSLLTLAAGAIFGLGAGVVYVFIAATLGASAAFCVSRYIARSAIERRLAGNARFAAIDRAVGAQGRRIVFLLRLSPVFPFNLLNYTLGLTHVRFLDYVVASLGMLPGTVLYVYYGKLAGDVAALAGGAAVEKGAGYYAVLGLGLVATVVVTTLVTRTARRALRTVV is encoded by the coding sequence ATGAGCGACCGAGCACCGCAACGACTCACGCTCGTGCGAGCCGTCGTGATTTTGGCCGCGTTGACCGGGGTCCTCGTGCTGGCGCGCCAAGCTGGCGGGTACATTCCGCAGTTCGCGACCTGGGTGAACGGCCTCGGCGCGTTGGGCCCGGTCGTATTCATCATCGGTTACGCGCTCGCGACGGTCGCCTTTCTGCCGGGTTCGCTGCTGACCTTGGCGGCGGGAGCGATCTTCGGATTGGGTGCGGGCGTTGTGTACGTCTTCATCGCCGCGACGCTCGGCGCATCGGCGGCGTTTTGCGTGTCGCGCTACATCGCGCGGTCCGCCATTGAGCGACGCCTGGCGGGCAACGCGCGTTTCGCCGCGATCGATCGCGCCGTTGGCGCGCAGGGCCGCCGCATCGTGTTTCTGCTCCGGCTGTCGCCGGTGTTCCCCTTCAATCTCCTCAACTACACGCTCGGGCTGACTCACGTGCGCTTCCTTGATTACGTCGTCGCCTCACTCGGCATGCTGCCCGGCACTGTCCTCTACGTTTACTATGGAAAACTCGCCGGCGATGTCGCCGCCCTCGCCGGCGGCGCCGCCGTTGAAAAGGGCGCGGGCTACTACGCGGTGCTCGGGCTCGGCTTGGTGGCCACCGTCGTGGTGACCACCCTGGTTACGCGCACCGCCCGCCGCGCCCTGCGCACGGTCGTCTGA
- a CDS encoding sigma 54-interacting transcriptional regulator yields MTAARPDNEAQRLAALRGYAILDTPPERDFDDLALTAARICETPIALVSLVDADRQWFKARVGLSVTQTPREIAFCAHAILQRDVFVVPDARADDRFSQNPLVTTDPSIRFYAGVPLVADDKVALGTLCVLDRVPRQLTAEQADALRALSRQVIAQLELRKITAALDRTAAETRAMMEALRASEEFKTRMIECSHDCIKVLDLDGQLLSMNAGGMEALEICDLGPFLHTSWIEFWQGDDRENARAAVAAARQGGVGRFVGFFPTTQTHTPLWFDVVVNAILDADGKPDRLLALSRDITQLKQTEDTLRAAHAELERKVSERTVDLTQANSALQREVIDRKEAEATLRAIVEGIESSTGDRFFYSLVQHLAAALKVQYAFVSELDREHARFRTRAVWGRGKFLDNIEIAIAGTPCEAVLNGEMSHHPDRLQQSFPADTALVDWGAVSYCGVPLCDDAGLVIGHLAILDDQPMPNGVRNLGIMRIFAVRTQGEVERLRADAALRDSEARYRDLHDGAPAAYLYFDTEGRLQSCNRQAETMLGYTPPQLRTMTFRDLAADTPYGKPLCEWMYLEFLEGRETRAEIEGRRADGSVLWVDAIVRPLRDPHGRVYSTQSILIDITARKQAEQRVRESEDRLSRVLDSAMDAIVTFDAARRVELFNDAAEKVFGCPTAQVIGQSLDRFLTDGFRAALDGALQVFATTGQAHAYLGGAGNVAARRANGREFPFEATISHVDVGGRELYTLILRDIDERRRAEAELRDLNLQRAYLQEEIKSVHNFEEIVGQSRALDDSLKKVQLVAATDSSVLILGETGTGKELIARAVHSSSRRKDRPLIKVNCATLPTGLIESELFGHEKGAFTGATERRVGRFELAHGGTIFLDEIGEVPLDVQVKLLRVLQEREFERVGGQQTIKVDVRIIAATNRDLTRAIADGMFRSDLYYRLNVFPIEVPALRERADDIALLVHYFVSRYATQIGRKITHVPSEAMQRLVAYPWPGNVRELENVIERAVILSAGPDLDIPAEVLPLPAASVATATRIAAAPPPPPNGLDLEEVERRHIVSVLQQTNWRIDGAKGAATVLNLNPSTLRSRMKKLGIQRSAHANS; encoded by the coding sequence ATGACCGCAGCGCGGCCGGACAACGAAGCTCAACGGCTCGCAGCGCTGCGCGGCTATGCAATCCTCGACACGCCGCCCGAACGTGACTTCGATGATCTCGCCTTGACGGCGGCGCGCATCTGCGAGACGCCGATCGCGCTCGTCAGCCTGGTTGACGCCGACCGCCAGTGGTTCAAGGCGCGCGTGGGTCTGAGTGTCACCCAGACTCCGCGTGAGATCGCCTTCTGTGCCCACGCCATCTTGCAGCGCGACGTATTCGTCGTGCCGGATGCTCGCGCCGACGACCGGTTTTCGCAGAACCCTCTAGTCACCACCGACCCGTCCATTCGCTTCTACGCCGGAGTTCCGCTGGTGGCCGACGACAAGGTTGCGCTCGGAACGCTGTGCGTACTCGATCGCGTTCCGCGCCAGCTCACGGCGGAGCAGGCCGACGCGCTGCGCGCGCTGAGTCGGCAAGTCATCGCGCAACTCGAACTGCGGAAGATCACCGCCGCACTCGACCGCACCGCCGCGGAAACGCGCGCCATGATGGAAGCGTTGCGCGCCAGTGAAGAGTTCAAGACCCGCATGATCGAGTGCAGCCACGACTGCATCAAGGTTTTGGATCTCGACGGGCAGTTGCTGTCGATGAACGCGGGCGGGATGGAGGCGCTTGAAATCTGCGATCTCGGCCCCTTCCTGCATACATCGTGGATCGAATTTTGGCAGGGAGACGACCGCGAGAACGCTCGTGCGGCGGTGGCCGCGGCGCGGCAGGGGGGTGTCGGGCGATTCGTCGGATTCTTCCCCACCACGCAGACCCATACGCCGCTGTGGTTTGACGTGGTGGTCAACGCGATTCTCGATGCCGACGGCAAACCGGATCGCCTGCTGGCGCTTTCACGCGACATCACGCAGCTCAAGCAGACCGAGGATACGCTGCGGGCAGCGCATGCCGAGCTGGAGCGCAAGGTCAGTGAACGCACCGTCGACCTGACCCAAGCAAACAGCGCGCTCCAGCGCGAGGTGATCGATCGCAAGGAGGCCGAGGCAACGCTCCGCGCCATCGTTGAAGGGATTGAGTCCTCAACCGGCGACCGCTTCTTCTATTCGCTCGTGCAGCACCTCGCCGCGGCGCTCAAGGTGCAATATGCCTTCGTCTCCGAGTTGGACCGCGAGCACGCCAGGTTTCGGACGCGCGCGGTGTGGGGGCGCGGCAAGTTTCTCGACAACATCGAAATCGCCATCGCCGGCACGCCGTGCGAGGCCGTGTTGAACGGCGAGATGTCGCATCATCCGGATCGATTGCAGCAATCGTTCCCGGCCGACACTGCACTGGTCGATTGGGGCGCCGTGAGCTACTGCGGCGTGCCGCTCTGTGATGATGCTGGTTTGGTGATCGGTCATCTTGCCATTCTCGATGACCAGCCGATGCCCAATGGCGTGCGCAACCTCGGCATCATGCGCATCTTCGCCGTCCGCACGCAGGGTGAAGTCGAGCGGCTGCGCGCCGACGCCGCGCTGCGCGACAGCGAAGCCCGCTATCGCGATCTGCACGATGGCGCGCCCGCCGCGTACCTGTACTTCGATACGGAAGGACGGCTGCAGAGTTGCAACCGCCAGGCCGAAACCATGCTCGGCTATACTCCGCCGCAGTTGCGCACCATGACCTTCCGCGATCTGGCGGCCGACACGCCGTACGGCAAGCCGTTGTGCGAGTGGATGTACTTGGAATTCCTCGAAGGCCGAGAAACCCGTGCGGAAATCGAAGGCCGCCGCGCCGACGGTTCGGTGCTCTGGGTCGACGCCATCGTTCGCCCGCTGCGCGATCCGCACGGCCGCGTGTATTCTACGCAGTCGATTCTCATCGACATCACCGCTCGCAAGCAGGCCGAACAGCGCGTGCGCGAGAGCGAGGATCGCCTCTCCCGTGTCCTCGACTCGGCTATGGACGCGATCGTAACCTTCGATGCCGCCCGCCGAGTTGAGCTGTTCAACGACGCCGCAGAGAAGGTCTTCGGTTGCCCCACCGCTCAAGTCATCGGCCAGTCGCTCGATCGGTTCCTCACCGACGGATTCCGCGCTGCCCTCGACGGCGCGCTGCAAGTCTTTGCCACCACCGGCCAAGCGCACGCGTACCTCGGCGGTGCCGGCAACGTCGCCGCGCGACGAGCCAACGGGCGGGAGTTCCCATTTGAAGCGACCATCTCTCATGTCGACGTCGGTGGTCGCGAGCTCTACACGTTGATCCTCCGCGACATCGACGAGCGCCGCCGCGCCGAAGCGGAATTGCGCGACCTCAACCTGCAGCGCGCCTATCTCCAGGAAGAGATCAAGTCGGTGCACAACTTCGAGGAGATCGTCGGGCAGAGCCGCGCGCTCGACGATTCGCTCAAGAAGGTGCAGTTGGTTGCCGCGACCGATTCGTCCGTGCTGATTCTCGGCGAAACCGGCACGGGTAAAGAACTCATCGCCCGCGCCGTCCATTCCAGCAGCCGGCGCAAAGACCGTCCGCTGATCAAAGTGAACTGTGCGACCTTGCCCACCGGACTGATCGAGAGCGAACTGTTCGGCCACGAGAAGGGCGCCTTCACCGGCGCTACTGAACGTCGCGTCGGCCGCTTCGAGCTGGCGCACGGCGGCACGATTTTCTTGGATGAGATCGGTGAGGTGCCGCTCGACGTCCAGGTGAAGCTCCTGCGCGTGCTGCAGGAGCGCGAGTTCGAGCGTGTCGGCGGCCAGCAGACCATCAAGGTCGACGTGCGCATCATCGCCGCGACCAATCGCGACCTCACCCGCGCAATCGCCGACGGTATGTTCCGCTCGGATCTCTACTACCGCCTCAACGTGTTCCCGATCGAGGTACCTGCCCTGCGAGAACGCGCGGATGACATCGCACTGCTCGTCCACTATTTCGTCAGTCGCTACGCCACGCAGATCGGGCGCAAGATCACCCACGTTCCGAGCGAGGCGATGCAACGACTCGTCGCGTATCCGTGGCCGGGAAACGTTCGGGAGTTGGAGAACGTGATCGAGCGCGCCGTGATTCTTTCCGCCGGGCCCGATCTCGACATCCCGGCGGAGGTGCTGCCGTTACCCGCTGCGAGCGTCGCTACGGCCACCAGGATTGCGGCAGCGCCGCCACCGCCGCCCAACGGTCTCGATCTCGAAGAGGTCGAGCGCCGGCATATCGTCTCGGTCCTGCAGCAGACCAATTGGCGGATCGACGGTGCCAAAGGTGCCGCCACGGTCCTCAATCTCAATCCCAGCACGTTGCGCAGTCGGATGAAGAAGCTCGGTATCCAACGTAGCGCCCACGCTAATTCATAG